CTACTAAGTCTGCTACATCGGTATGTTTGCTATCGATGCATCTGGTGTTATGCTTCCTCCATATGTTGTATACAAATCCCTCCAGATGTGGGAACCTTGGACATTAGGAGGGCCAGAAGGGTGTAGATACAACAGATCACCCTCTGGGTGGTTTGATCAACCAATATTTGAAGAATGGtttcaaactataattattccaCATTGCCGTCGTTTGGATGGAACTAAAGTTATTATTGGAGACAACTTGGCAAGTCACATTTCggtgaatattattaagctATGTAAGcacatgatattaatttatatttctgcCTCCCAACAGCACACACCTGACTCAACCATTGGATGTGTGCTGTTTTCGGCCTATGAAAAAGCATGGCGTAAAGTATTGaaaatgcataaattaaaaagaaaggACCACTTACAAAAGATGTGTTTCcaagtatactaaaaaaaacattagaaaaacttgaaatttctcaatctgataatattaaatctggGTTTAAAGCTACTGGCATATACCCGTTAGACCGAGAaaaggtattaaataaattaccaggAGATCCAAACTCGTCCACAAGCTCTTCGATTATTCCACAAGTACTTCacgatttatttaaagaaacaaGATTTGGTTCTAACGATGGACCAGCAAAGAAATGCAGACGAAAAAGATTTAATATAGAGCCAGGTCGGAGTGTAACCGAAGctaatatgtttaatgaagAAGAAGTCCGAGACACAGAAGGTTATAATGAAGAAGAATTAAACACAGGTACTGAAATTAACACTAATGTGActgaactaaataaaaataatgaaaataactatGAGACTGAAGAAATTTATGAGACTGAAGAAATTTATGAGACTGAAGAAATTTATGAGACTGAAGAAATTTGTGAgactgtaaatattaataacctaAAAATAGATGATTTTGTTAAGGTAAAATTTGAAACCGTAAGAGGCAACTTTGAAGAATACGTGGGACAAATTACTGAAATAGAGGAGGATAATTTACTGTGCCGGTTCCTTAGAAAGAGCCAAAGTATGAGAGGATGTTTTTCTTTTCCTTTTATAATAGATGAAGCATATGTTGGAAAAGatcaagttataaataaattaaaggtcATAAAAGAGAGAAGAGGCAACTATcagtttgaataaaaattagttcctTATCTactgtaaacatttaaattgttaagttttaaaatcaataacattaatttttggttattttatattgttttttgttataaatattaaattgtaaggTTCAAAAAAGAAATACTTATGTTGTATCTATTGTTTTACAAGTCAgtttaaactgttttattttttgttgtataaagtttaacttttattaatgtttgttaaatttattttgtgagcAAAGACTgcaacttataagaaaaagtattttttataataaacagttttaaaaaaatgttaaaattgttttaaaattaataaaaatatggtttttggttattgttatacttattgttttttgttataaatattaatttgtaagattcaaaaaagaaatacTTATGTTGTATCTATTGTTTTACAAGTCAgtttaaactgttttatttttatataaagtttaactttattaatatgtttattaaatttattttgtgagcAAAGACtgcaacttataaaaaaaagtattattttgtaataaacagttttaaaaaaatgttaaaattgtttttaaattaataaaaatatggtttttggttattgttatacctattgttttttgttataaatattaatttgtaaggtTCAAAAAAGAAATACTTATGTTGTATCTATTGTTTTACAAGTCAgtttaaactgttttattttttgttgtatattaagtttaattttattaatatgtttgttaaatttattttgtgagcAAAGACTgcaacttataagaaaaagtattattttgtaataaacagttttaaaaaaatgttaaaattgtttttaaattaataaaaatatggttttaaacacttttttttaaaaaaaaataattgcagtGTTCCAAGTGACCTTCCACAAATGATTAAATGCAATCTGCATTTGAAAAAACGCATGTTCCAAGTCACCCAACACCCCGGGTGACTTGAAACAagcactttttatttttttttatcttaatttactcaaaaactttattttttttttacttaatctaTTCCTTGGAGGTGTGCGACACTGCATGATTTTTTACAGAacttaattatcaataatgaatgtattacaGTAGTTAAAAGGTCTAATGTTATGTAATTatcattagaatataaattaataggtagttGATTGGTTTACATTAACAgaagtagaaaaaattatcagctaTCTTAACACGTTTACAAcgagtatgcaaattttcgataattgtattaaaattgttttcgcaCATTAATTTACACCACTGATCAAGATCTAACGttacaacttttttagttaatttacattctaataatataataattgaaatttgcttATTGACTAGAAGTCCAACCGTTACACCTTTCTTACTAAAAGGACGAATATCGAACACTGATTTTGATACAACGATTGATGGATtcatgttgataaaaaaaaaaaacagtaaagtGCATTACACACTAGGCGATTCGAACGCCCGCGTTCGCGTTTTGAAAAACGCCGCAATTTAAAATCGCGATCGCATCAGACGTACACACTAGGCGATTCGAACGCGCGAACGCAGCTAAATTCAAACTAATGAGCGCgccaaaattgttttcaaattaaattagtattgcTCGTATCGTCGTCTAACGCAGACGCCTGTTGTAAAAGCATTTCAATATGGAGATTTTAGACGATATCGAAGCAGCGTGTGTTCTTTATGCATTATacgaaaataatgaattaaataaaaaaccaaaaccaAAAAAACAGAGACGCCATTGGGTACATCCGCTGAACCTTAAACGGCCACAAGAAGGTCAATTTCAGGTCACATTCATGGCATTACGCAGTTATCCAGAAGAGTTTGTTAAGTATTACCGAATGTCAATTGCATCATTTGATGAGCTGGTaagaacatttatataatttattagccgtattggtttttaatagtcatataatttatataatatatttatattaatataatatggatattaaattataattatatatttatatgattattaaaaaccaatatactataggtattagatacttacttaaaaaccaatataatGTAGTATGCCTATTtacctgtatatattatacatattatattattgataaaaaataatttgttcagATATCATTGATTAGACTACCTTTGACCAAACAAGAAACTGGTTTACGAGTACCAATCTCTTCAGAAGAAAGACTTACTGTTACACTGaggtaataaatacaaaactttatttattataggtacttatttatttaacttttcattttacatactattaaaatgaACGTGGTCCATAAGATCCGTCAGGTGGAGTAGTTGATGAAGAAGCATAATTATACAACATGTTTGGTTGGTGAATTTGACTGTCTGGCGATGTAGTGGTTGAAGTAGTATATTCAAAATGTGGAGACGGGTTATGGAGATCCCGGGAATAGTTTGAATAAGAATGATTATGTGGTATCGTTTGTACATGCGCTGCTGTAGGAATATAAGATGTACGTTAATTCTTTGTATAGCATTCAGAAATTCAACGTAAAGTTGGGTTTTTTGATCTTCGGttagtgttttaatttgtgGTAGGAGGGacattaaaaaagatttttcagGATCATCTGGCACTCGTTGTCTATTTtccaaaatacttaataaatttttttccaaaacttGGTGGAGATTTTAATGTTGTCTTTTGGCGTTTTTTGGACATCCCTGTATTTTGGATTTCACAGTCACTATTTTCCATAACTTCATTAATGTTTTCTTCCATCACCTTGGAAAAACAACCTGTTCCGTGGTCCTCTAATCCTCCATCGCTACCGTCACTTTCACTTCCTTCAATATTACTTTCAGtcctgttatttatataatattttatattaaaatctacaataaatttttggtgtgcttacttaaaaaaaaaaaaatctattattctgtaatatttctattactaggtatcaacattttaacagcataagatttatataaaaaaagcgggtaagtggGTATCGCTCtgttgtacattaggtgccgtacgGTCGtatggatcactattatatattacagaagtgttaaatttgaatgtaatgataggtatcattgcatacaaaaaaagattctgaacggagatgattttgacgaattttagtcaatatttgaacttcaaatgttaataaaaaaaaatcgtgccAATGTAttctttaatcattataagaataacttatgagaaagtttgtaataaattttcaagtattttgactcatccaaaaaaatttatcgacacttcgaaaaataaattatcagaaaaatcgaaaatacagttgtctataaatagcccaaaaaattcacaatattttgaaaattaaatcatgtaaagaaaatgccattctaaataactggtcccgtttttccgttacttgatttttttttgaaaactgtcggaaaatgtttaattttcacctctataatgcaccaaggatattcactttgttattggaaaccacccccgaagtttgaaattgaagcattatttcgactagttatgctgtactgATTGTACacagacaataaaaaaaaaaaacacacatcattgtaaaatcaatacattcatcactccgttcagaatctaaaagtgaATAAAGTCactgtaatggatgtgttaaatttataggCAGTGTTGAGCGTTGTtcgaataaaattttatttatatgattatttagatGACATTTTAttcgaatgatttttttttatatatataaaatctatatatatatatatgtaaaaacatatatacacaaatatgcTCCTCGCATTCGTGAAGCGTCAGAACAAGCtgcagtatttaaaattatattataaaaaatcaataaaacgtttgattaatgaaatattaaaaaaaaattaatttagtttaatatatataacagaataattattaatgtttaactaCTAACCTAACTACTAACCTAACTACCGATTAGGTTAATCTTTAATGGATCCAtttgttacttttaaattaattataaattatgcttaCACACGATTTTGCATTGTGGGTCGTAAAAACTCCAATATGTTGCCGtaaacatatttgttttgttttacatttgcTTGACCTGATTTTGTAAcgcattttcttttataactatccCTGAAcgatttccattttttttgtaactccTGGACTGtatgaatattgatttaattttaatataatgattcattaattattatttaaattaaatagtttttaactttttaataagtattcattttaattaaatattctttttatattataatataacctattataatatatattttgaaattatttgagttatttaatttagatatttgtCGACTGGGACCAGTTTCTCTGCGCttcattttgattttctgATGGGCGTGTCAACAATAGCGAAAATCATACAAGAAACATGCGAAGCGATATGGACACATTTACAACCCATAGAAATGGCTGCTCCAACAGAAGAAGATTGGCTAGGAATATCAGAAGGATTTTACACTAATTCTCAATTCCCGAACTGTGTTGGTGCCGTAGGCGGGAAACATATTAGATTACAATGTCCCCCGAATAGCGGtactttatatcataattacaaacattttttttctttaatactcATGGCTATTTGTGATGCGAATTACTGCTTCAGAGTTATAGATGTTGGGTCATATGGAAAAGAAAGCGATtgcaacattttcaaaaaatccaTATtcggtaaaaaattatataataataaagttaaccTTCCACAACCTCGTTGTTTGCCAGGAGATGAACAAGGCATACCTCAACCGTTTATTGTGGTTGGAGATGAAGCATTCGCTTTACATACTAATCTTTTACGGCCTTTCCCCGGAAAAAGTCTGAACGATAAAAGGCGTATATTCAATTACCGCCTATCGAGAGCAAGACAAAATATCGAATGTTCATTCGGTATACTTTCTAATAAATGGAGAGTATTTCATACCACTTTATTAGTTGAACCGAATTTCGCGGTTGCAATCACAAAAGCGGCTTGTGTTTTGCACATTTTGTCAGACGAAGAGATGGGTACAACTCTGAGGATGCTCAGATTTGTAACATGGAAAATATAACACGAAGAAATGGAGTAGGCAATTCCACATCGAATGCAAAAGACGTGAgagaatattttgttaattatttcaacaacCCGGCTCATGAACTAAGTTGGCAAAAAAGGgtgatatgaaattaatatattgtgaaaGTGCgtggtacctacttatacatattataatatatattaaatatccgcatattttaatttgtaatattaattatgacttatgagtatAAGTGTTTACAAAtacagtttattaatattaaacaaagtctaatgaataaataaagttatattaattgcttacttttctttttttcattttcatcaattgtttcgaaatttcaaaaaactttttgGCTATTTTAGTCCAGCTGACATGTTTAGCGACTTTGTCGTGGTATAATTTTGATTCTAAATAAtcggtatatattaatataatatatattgggtAATCATTCCAAATACAATTGAAATAGGTGGAGGTACGTATCATGTACACatataagtatctattaaCCAGTTTTAAGcaaataacgaaaataatgaaagtaacttagttaattaaaattataacattatcttCATTGGAGAAAAGAGGAAAAGTGGAtatcgctctgctgtacagtacGTTAGAAGTGGGTTACTGTAATGGatggtattaaatttgtatacaatgatataatatcattgtatacaaaaaatgattctgatcGGAGACGAGTTTTCAGTCTaggatattttatgatatttattatattattttaaaaaaaaatgtaggtaaaaCAAATtccaaattaatcaaattagatttattatgttaCGTGGAACCTTGTATCAAATTTTTCAATCCTTAGCtatgaaagttaaaaattttatacatttttaaaactaaagaatttgtaaattttcagttaaacaaattttgtcaaatttgaactttaaatggttataaaaaacaatttgtgcatatgaatttttattattttcaaactgattattattaacttatgaggaaccttgtattaaattttcaagtttttagaccaaacgaataaaattattaacatttagagaatcaaaaactaaaaaaaacggAAAATTTCAAacgtctataaataactttaaaattgttgaaatattttgaaaattttaacaacTATAGGAATTGATGAAATTTGGTGtaaatttcaagtttctagAATTTCTAATatcttaaattgaaatatattatatatattataataatcagtgCTCATAACTTCTaacatttgcatattttttttgagagTTCCTACTGTCCTAGAGATATCTATATGAgctataaatttgtttcagaTAACTAAGAAGCTAAATACGAAATTTTatgttgcatatttttgcataatatttcgAAGCATAAGTGCTTTTTGGCTTTTTTCTCtatttttccattattttgcataatacctatttattttagtggTAATTTTAGTcgtgttaaatgttaattatttatataagtaattaattcatcttaattaatttttattcttttaaattttaatattatataataaacataacttATTTCCACGTGCGACGTAGCGACCACTAACACAAGTTATAAATGTCTATCGTCCATGatacagtaaatattattatatatatataataaagaaaatattaatatagaatattaatatgttgatattattaataactgtaaGGAAACCATTATGATTGTAGTGTTGGACtgggatttatttttaagtttaaatatatggtaaatataggtaaaatgtataaaaatatttaaaatatatatttataatttataatttaaaatttttatcacaataatttttttttatataataaagctagatatttttcttatacaaatgttttttcgcatattttagtatttgcatatttaatCGCTtacatgaacattttttagagcatattattaaacttataataactttttttagagCTATAAGTTATTAGtcctgataataattataaactatgaatTTACACATGATAAATAACTCGAAACTTACCTATATTCCATATGCTTTCCTCGTTAGAAACTTCAATAATGAAAGCTTCGTTATCGAACATtgtatatgaattatgaatacGTGAATCATCAATGAAATGTAAAACACAAATGATGAATgaaatcgtaaaatataaaataaacgcgACGTTTCGGCGGGTAAAACGCCCAATGTGAATAATAACATTGGAAATACATGGTTTAATTTTAGAGCGTTCGTGCGATCAGACGCCCAAAATTAAACCAGCGCGTTTCAACGCGATCGAA
The Aphis gossypii isolate Hap1 unplaced genomic scaffold, ASM2018417v2 Contig00478, whole genome shotgun sequence DNA segment above includes these coding regions:
- the LOC114132632 gene encoding uncharacterized protein LOC114132632 — protein: MEILDDIEAACVLYALYENNELNKKPKPKKQRRHWVHPLNLKRPQEGQFQVTFMALRSYPEEFVKYYRMSIASFDELISLIRLPLTKQETGLRVPISSEERLTVTLR
- the LOC126554379 gene encoding uncharacterized protein LOC126554379 → MGVSTIAKIIQETCEAIWTHLQPIEMAAPTEEDWLGISEGFYTNSQFPNCVGAVGGKHIRLQCPPNSGTLYHNYKHFFSLILMAICDANYCFRVIDVGSYGKESDCNIFKKSIFGKKLYNNKVNLPQPRCLPGDEQGIPQPFIVVGDEAFALHTNLLRPFPGKSLNDKRRIFNYRLSRARQNIECSFGILSNKWRVFHTTLLVEPNFAVAITKAACVLHILSDEEMGTTLRMLRFVTWKI